The genomic segment TTTGtcctgtaggaaaaaaaaatctgaaatctcAGTTCTACTCTAAGACATAACCAGAGAGTTTTTAGGTCCATTGTTCGTttaccctcaaaaaaaaaaaaggatatacttAACCAAACTGctctaaatattcatttaaatacaCATCCAGAACACATATCACATATTAAAGTACAAAGTTATCAACCCAATTTGGTATACCAAAGGGTATACAATCCAGTGTATACCAAGCATTTCAGATATAGAATCTTTTCCTACTCCCACTACCTGAATCTTTTGTCAACAAAAAGATACAATATCAAGAAATTCCTTGTTGCCTCTCTCACTTCTCCTTTACTTCTCCAGACTGCAACATCTACAGTTCAATGTGGCACTGCCAGTCTTTTCTCTACCACACCACCATACATATTCACTCTACTTAACTGCTCCCCTTTTTTTCTCCCCAAGAGTTAAAATCTTCAATTAGACTTCTATAAAGAATGAATTAATCTCAGAGTCTGAAAAAAGTTTGACTTTACTAGTTTTAGATTGTCAATAGTTTTTATCTATTTCTGGATAAcaggatattttaaaagaaagcatgTTGTGATACATTAAAGCCTACTAACAAGCCATTTTAAACTAGAAGTACCCAGAcaattttaatcatttaaaacaGTAAAGGCAAGGCACAAACATGTGAGGTTTCCCCCACTTAAAACAGCCTTCCTAGTGATTAAGCAGATAAACatgtattttaaagaatatcTAAATCTCCCAATTCATAGTTGTAAGGTCAAATTCATAAATTATGAAATATGACCAATTAAGGGAGTGGTAACACACTCTATACCTGTAGGGCTTATGTGTATGATCAAGACAGTATGTCAGAGAAAACATTTCAATCTTTTTCCCATAATGGTATCTACTATTTAATAAGGGCATTCTAAGTGCATGGTACCACACTAAATGCTTCATAAGCATTCTCATTCAGATTAACCCTTTGAGGAAGAAATTAGCAACTTCTTTTTACAGGTAAGCATTCTGAGGGTAAAAAAATCCAGTCatttgcccaagatcatacaGCTAATAAGTAGAATTCATGTAGTTTGACTCAAAAACACGAGCTTTTGAAAATTAATACAGTAGAAATAAAACACTATCTATTTGTAAAGATAACACCATTAACCTAGTATGTAACATTGATTCCCAACTGGAAGATATATGAGAATTCTATGTGGAGATAAAATACAGATGCTTAGCACCCACCACAAACTTAAAGATAGAATCTTCAAGGATAAGGCCTGGGTACCTGTATTTTTTCAAAGTTTCCACAGATATTTTTGGCACATCCTCTTATTTAAGAATCTCTGGAACCAACTTGCAGGAACCAAACAGGAATCAGGAGAATTTGTAAATAGAGGAAATGGAGGGGAGAGGGACATTTGGTTGTTATAATAATCGGGAGGTACAAATGACATTTACTACTCAGAACAAGGAATGATGTGAGACATGCAATGCCTCATCAATTCCACAAAATGAAGAATTAATGCAAACAAAATGCCACTGTCACCCCTGTTGAGAAACAATGGACTATGTTCTGAATTTTTCTAGATTGAGAAAATATTGAGTTAAATTACAATTCCATAAGAGGGTGCATGAAAAACTAGATACCGTTTTCATTAAGTTTAACATTTATTATTAAGAATCTTGGGTATAAAGATATCGAATATGAAAAAACTTACATTTAAATGTTTCTGCCTCCAAAACCTGGCAGCTGGCTTGATGCTCAAATTGATCATCTTCACAGAGAAAGTTATGGCAAAAAGAACAACTGAATATCCTGCCTCCTAttggattaaaaaacaataaacacaaaggtaaatataataatttttaaaaatccttaccCGTAAAAATGCTGGAAAAGATGGCAAGTTATTTCAGCAATACACCAAAATGATAGAGCTTTTTTTGTTcttgtaaaaactaaaataaaaactgaagtatCTGAAATTGAACCATTAAAAACTGGACTTGCACATCCCCTGGTTATTCCCATAATACTCCCATAATACTCACAGGTGCTCAAAGAGACCACTTGCTACCCAACACCTCTCCCTCCCTGCTTAGGTAAACAATACTAGCATTCACTATTACTGCTGGTATAAATTCCTTTTCCATGTGAACTGATAACCAAAATGGTAACAGTAGTTAAGGTTGACAGTAAATGTAATCTGAAAAAATCTCCAAAAAATAGCATTCATAATGTTTGAAAGTCAGCCTTCATTTCCAAAAAGGCAGAGTGGTTCAGTTCATTGCTTGTACATCACTCACCATGGTCCCATACACCTCGTTCACATTCAACACATTCAGCATCAGTAAGAGGGCATGTACAGGCATGTGTACTAAGACACTTCCTTCCATGGCAAACCCAAGCTTCACAGAAGTCACATATTGCACCCTGCaaccaaaggacaaaaataaTTATTCTTCGTCATGTGACCAGCTGCAACCATGGTTTAACCAATGAAAACCATCAATATTTTATACATTAAGTAATTAATCAACCCTCAGTGACAGTGGGtaacttagaaaatattttactacTCATTTCATACCAAAATTAAATAGAACTCCCTGTAAAAATTATTACTTCACCAACAGTTATTCACAATATACAAACTCTAActataaatcaaaagaaaaaaagcaaagggGAAATGATAAACTTTCCCTAATATTAATTATTAAAGTAAATTAAGGAGCTAGAAGAGTTGCCTTCAAAATGAATTCAAATTCAAATGATGTTTGGAGCCCACAGTTTAAGCATTCTTGCCTACAGCACTTCCTAaaactaaaatttctttaaatactaAATTTCTGACTTAAGAAAACTCCCTTTTCTCtgtataatttataaaataatcactTGGCTTTTCtagaataacagaaaaaaatattaaacttccactAGCTTTTTCTTTTAAGGCAACTTATGTTTTAAATCATTATTACATTTCtttgtgaaaaaaattttttttaaaatatatgaactaAACTACAAGGTAGGACTCTCTGATTCTGTATCAAGACAAAAGAATAAGAGTACACCTTTAAATAACAGAATGACACCTACAAGATATGAAGAGCTACAAAGAATTTTAAGGGAGTAGAAATACATGCTCTTTCCTTTACAAGTGAGGAGCATGAGGCCCGACACTAAACGTAGAGAGTTAAATCATAGCTGAGATGAAATTTATATCCAGATCTTCCAAAacttatttagtatttttactaTTTGAAGGTTCCATAATGCAAAGAGTAAACAGTAAACATGAGGAATGTTTTTTGATTTATAAAAATGGATGTCAAATTCTCAAATATATTTCTTGACTCAGTCAAGGTCCTAGAAAGAAAGAGATGACACACTTAAACTCTATTTAGGGAGAGTTTAAAAGAGATAATATACCAAGAACAGAACAAGGTTTAGGAAAAACATCAAGCAATGATGCAGTTAGCACCCCTAGACCTACAGAAacaaggagaggagagggagtgTTAACACAGTGCTGAGACAGAGCTATATGAGGCAGACTACCTGACAGGAGTTGTGATCTTTAGAGGAAGGACATAACCAAACCAGGACAACCTGACAAGGAGCGAACTGGGCACATAAATACCCAGCTCTTTTTCTTCTACCATCTTCAGATCTCCTGCCAGTGTCTTCCACTGACTGAACCCAAAAAGAAGTCATAAATTTAAGAAAGTCACTGATCCAGTCCACAGAGGACAGACTGAACCCAAAAAGAAGTCATAAATTTAAGAAAGTCACTGATCCAGTCCACagaggacagactcctagggcaAAGCGATGATAGGGAagagtgtgtgtctgtgtgtctgtgtgtgtgtgcaaaccTTTAGAGGCAAGTAGAAGATAACCAGCAGAAGATCATTTTTCTAGACATAGCTAATGATATATGATTCTACTTAAATGTTATCTATATGTAAAAAAGGATCATTCATATTCCTACAACTcagtgaaaaatttttaaaaaaggaatttgatAAATTTAAGACATAAGCAAGCCATCAAAGAAGATTGCaaaggtttgtgaacaaagataaTAACACTGACAactctatatttaaaataaaggaacagGGGCTCATAAAATGATTATGAATAATTCTGACTCCTGGCTTGTATAAAATAtgcataaatgaaataaatcatgttaaagtttatttcattaTAGAGAATTACATGTTCTTGGAAAGTTATTATCAACAAAATATTCTGTTTCATATAAAAGTAGTATTACTTTCCTAACGGACAAAATTTGGACTTGAAGTATAAAATCACACAACAGAATACGGTAAAACTGTATTCCTATTGAATGTACTACTATACTATTAATCCTAGGTTCTTTTGGAACAGGTTGTTTATTTAAGGCTTCGACCTTAGTTAAGCCAGGCCTTCAGTATAGTTAAGTGCCTAGCACTGACGTTTTGTGAAATCTGACTAAGACATATTAGAAAGGAACCACCAAAGGAATGAATACAATAACAAATGAACTTTTGTTTACGTCAACATTAAAATAAGCTTCCATTCCACAAAGATTTCCCaataagaaagaaggaagcagCCAGAAACAACTGCATCATAAAAAAAATCATGCCAAGAACATCCTCAGACAATCCAGATGACCGCAGGTTGACTGAGAAAGGACAAATCACTgcaaattaggggaaaaaaaacacctatcagcagcggacttggcccagtggttaaggtgtctgtctaccacatgggaggtctgcggttcaaaccccaggcctccttgacccatgtggagctggccctgtgcagtgctgatgcgtgcaaggagtgccctgccacgcaggggtgtccccgcgtaggagagccccacgcgcaaggagtgcaccccataagaagagccgcccagcacgaaagaaagtgcagcctgcccaggaatggtgctgcacacacggagagctgacacagcaagatgacacaacaaaaacagattcccgtgccgctgacaacaacagaagcaaagacgacacagcaaatagacacagagaacagacaactggggtggggggtggggagaggaataaataaataaataaatctttaaaaaaaaaaaaactcttataaGAATGGCTTTACTTATCCTTGGAAACCTACGAGTCTAAGAGATAAAGACAAGAAGCTTACCACCATTGCAAGGCCAGTACTGTATACACCAGCATGCTTTATGACACAGTCTGAAGACTTCATCATGCACTTTGTTTTCCCTATTAAAGAAAAGCATTTGCATCATTAGCCTTGCTAAATATTCACTAATTCTTACCTAGTCCACGTTCCTATGgaaatacaatgaaaataaatggaatgaaattagcaTTATTTACTACTTatataactaaaaaaataaaaataaaaacagatataaCTGAGATCTGATTACCTGAGTCAGATATTTTAAGAATAGAAATCTTTTAATAAATCAGTAAAAATGTATTGTGCAATAAAGACACTTGTAGGCTAATTCATGTTTctactaaaatcagaaattgcAGGTCATGTTTTATAATCTAATCATTACTATAGGAGTTAAAACTgttgtgaattttaaaatgaattaaaccagattttttaaaagtcaggcttaaaaatgaattttacttTTACAATTCACAGTAAAgataatgtatttttgtttatttctttccagagTATCTCCAACCAAACCAAATGATAATGCAATTTATCTGGTTCATTTTTAAAGCTCATTCGTATGTAAAATTTTACAAACATACCCCCAGGTACACACTCTctaattggaattttaaaatagtgCCCAAGAGCACAAAAAAACAGGTATATAGTGATAGAGCTAAAAATTACAATATAGTCATAAAAGCTCTAATCTAGCAACAAATTTCCCACCCAAAGCACCCTCAGGAAATTCACTTATTAGATATTATGTGAGAATTAACAGTGACATATTAATCATCCATCTGAGACTATTCACGCAGTGAAACACAAAAGAAGTACAAGATACTCAATTTCCCATTATCTTGATTACCCAAAGCTATTCAAtaggaaatgagaagaaaaagaaataggaaatgagaaacaGCAGCTATCCAACTGTTCCATGTCCAATACTGGGTAAAAGAATTAGTGTGAAATGTATCTACTTATAGCACTATAAAATTCAAGCCTGTGACTCAAACCCAGACACACTGAAAATATGGGCAGGTCCTAGTAAGAACTTATCTTTTAATCTTCCCCACAGTCTACTTTTTCACcctaaactcatttgccttttgTACAAAAGGATATAAAAATTGGCAGATGAGTGTCCCATCCAGTCCAGTATTATCTCTTTCATTAACTGTAGAGCTAACAGATTTCATCTTTGGAAGCTAGAACTGCACTAGGAATATTCAGGAATGTAGCCCTAAAACTTCCCTAACTTTCTGTACTGTTATCATCCATAAATACAAAGGAAATATTTGTTCAAGGAAAAATCTTCAGTGACTAAAGTTAATTAGGTTTCTTTACTGCAGGACTTCAGAACCcttaatacataaatatgtaatATAAACTTTCCAGATGGGGATGAGGGGATGAAGCATGCAGCATTCtcaaatttattaatcttttcaagaaATACCTATCTCAAGTATTCTGTGGAATACTATTTGGAAAACACCAATCTTGCTGCtgaaattttagttttagtttgaATAAACATGTTGAAGTAAAAGTTTCCACCTATACTTGGGAACTAGGTATATGACTGAAGGAATCTTATTCTAATCACTTGGGATACACTTAAGTAAAGGAAAGGACTGTATGCTAAGTGCCAAACAGAAAAACAACTAAGCACAACAAACGGCATCAAGCGGATAGGGAATCAAATTATTCACAATGGTCTAATAGACTTCTGGCAGTATCAGGAGGAATCAAAATTcagaaaggaaacaaatggaTATTAACAAGATTAAGCTCCTATAATTAAAATTCAGAAACAACTGCTAAATGTTATTAGTCTGAAATCTGATCTTTAATGTTTAAAACAACATTATTGGTTGATATTGGTTGGTAACCTATAAATAAACTGTGCCTTAATTATTTTCCAGCATTATATTAAAGAGGCAAAGCAAGACTTAACAGTTTTTCAGTAGGCCAAATAACATTTTgtgggaaaccgactttggcccagtggttagggcgtcggtctactacatgggaagtccgtggttcaagccccgggcctccttgacccgtgtggagctggcccatgcgcagtgctgatgcgcacaaggaatgcacccataaggagagccgcccagctcgaaggagggagcagcctgccgaggaatggcaccgcccacacttcccgtgccgctgacgacaacagaagcggacaaagaaacaagacgcagcaaaaagacacagaaaacagacaaccagggaaggggaggggaattaaataaatgaaaataaatctttaaaaaaataaaataacattttgttattttctttaacaatgaTGCATAACATTATtgtaagcaaaaataaaaaacctacagGTTCAAACTGATTAAATGCCAAGGAAATATGTGATAAAAGAAAAGGCACTTGTCTTTAATTATCAAATACTTACCACACTGTGCACAAATTGGCAACTTCTGTACAGAATTACAAAAATAGCAAAATGCTCTATTCTTCTGCCGCCTTgtcatgtaaaataaaattttaaaataaagtcaatatcagacaaaagttCAGAGATCCTAATTTTATTATCACATGTaggtagaaaaaggaaaaaattaaattttacctCTGACACTTGTCACATTCCTGTAAAACGTAAAGAGATAACATTAATTTTTCCGGCTGAAGATGCAAATTTACTTGCATTATCAAGAAAATTCTGttttacatattaaaatttaagaGACAATTCCCCCAAACCTCCAACCTCACCTATGTAGACAAGCATCTATACACAATTAACAAAGGTCTGCTCTGGGTAGCACTACACTAAATGAAGTGGAATTATCACAAAAGAGGCTAAATACGATGTCCTTTTTTCAAGGAATCAGGCAAATAACATAGCATGAACACAATAAAcagtagaaaattttaaatgactaaGTTCACAGGAAATTCAGATTCTTAAACATGACGTTTAAAGCTCTCCATAATTTGGTCCCTATCTACTTCTAATCATGCTGGCCTGTTCTCTTTAGATTCAAGTCAGTATTGTTCAGCCATTCTCCCATACATCTTTTACTCTCTGGTCTCCAAGcctttatttctaataccttttccTGAAAAGACCCTCCTTACAATCTTTATCTGCTGGAAGTTATGGCGATGAGCCAATCACCGACAGTGAGATAATAACATGCTGCATTTTATAAATGACAAGAAATCGAACAAAAATCACTACTGTTAATGAAAACCATGGATGTGCCTCTGTAGGAGATTTcattcaataataaaatataggaaatatATTTCTGATAAAGACTATGTAGGTTTTCAACTATCAACTGATATCAGAAAGAAAGCTGTTACCATTGAAGCATTACAAGGGTGTTTAGCTAAATCTATGGTGCTTCTTGAAGCTCTCAGTTGTTTTTCACGTTCCCGACGGTTCTCAGCCTTCTTCCTTGCACCTGTCTTTTTTTTaggcattttctcctttttctacacagaagaacagagaagtTATAATTACCTGgctgcatttattattttaaatttaagaaacaaCATAATTAAGTGCTCTTATTGTGGCTAAATTTTAAACTCAATCATGTCAATTTGATGGTTAagtacattttaagtctttatGAAACATTAAGCTCACATTattcaaataaaatacataacttttaaaataagacacctgcattaccaaaaatgctgaaaACTGTAAACTTCAAGAAAACTTATCCTAAAAACCAAATAGTTTTCTTTTgccactgagaaaaaaaaatgtccctCTGATAAAGCATTCTTTAAAAACTATTCcgcattgtttttttaaaaaaaaatctttattagaCATACATGACtaaacaaaaacaatttaaaattcattattcACAGTTTATATCTCTTTTTTGAGGTATTTTCAGATGGCCTGTATGTTGCCAGGAcctgatatataaagaaaagtcTAAATTTCCTATgtaaaatctaaatgaaacattTAATAGTCAAGTCAACTGACATTAGCTACAAAGCCAAACCATTCTCTATGAAGGTGCAGGTACGACGTTTGCTTTGACTCTTTGAAAGCTATTCTACATGCAGTGAACATATAACTTCAACAGGGTTCAAATTTGTGTGTAAGACTATATGCTTAACACTTATTTGTCAAAGTAAGGAATTTAAAAActactttcatatttagtttgcaGAATACCACAACTAGAAAAACAAGGTATTtattaaaaagcatatttttatttagttcttcatcCAATCTAAAGACTTCAAGTTCTCTTAAGAGTTCAGGCCTATCTCTCATTAGTTTCTGCATCCCAGCCCTGCCTGGAAATATATTAAATactctataaatgcagaaatatGTGAATAAGTGAGTCTATGTGCTGGTTTTGAAACATGAATCTCAAAATCTTTAGTATTCTTCAAAAAGATATATAATTTGTAtctatggtaatagaataaaaagttttttaaaaagatccatggaactacactacatagTGAGCCCAAGGTTAAATCATGTACTTTAATAatacaactattaaaaaaaaacatgttccaaaaaaaagatacatatatttatgGTCTTTTCTAAAGAGTGATTCTGAAAAACCAActgtagaaaatcctaaaaacacAGGTTTAAACTTCCAGATCCTACCTAGGATCTACAAATTCTAAACCTCCATGGATGGACTCAAGTATCACTGGTGACTGTGACATACAACCTCCTTGAAAATAACATTTGTATTCAAAGAAACCCAAGTGCGTCCATGATACATGGAGAGTTCCAAGAAGCAAACTTTGAAGAAATTTGGGTTTCTCATTCAGAACAACATATTTTAATACATCAAAACTATGTTATCAGCTTGTACTTGAAACTATACTAGGGTCATTAATCTTATAAAGTTTTCCTACTTTCTGAGTTCCAGTTCTTATGTTAGCAGAATGCACACTTGAAAGCCAGGCTGGTGGCGACTCAAAAATATGTACACACCAAGCCAAGAGATAACATCCAACCACACTAAGGTACCCTTCGGgaatttaaaagaacaaaatctaCAGGGTGGGGGCAAAAAAAAGTGTACTGCCCTTGGAAAAGGGTCAGAAAATAAGTAATTAATCACATGCTGATCATTGGGATGAACTTTCTGCATCCCCTAGGGTATCTTTGGGAACTACTGAGAGAGttgaacttcatttttttttcttcacttgttCTGGGAACTTAAAGGGAAGTGTGTAACTTTTTCTCATCCTCATATAGGTTTAAGCCTTTCTCCATTAACACTCCGATTTCTTCTGGACACGGCCAGTGTCAGCCACAGGCTCACTGTGGCCGTACAGGCAAAGCCTGGAGTCGGGGAACCGAGCGAGTGAAGGGAACGTCCGGAAAAGACACGGCGGAGGCGCCACGCGGCTCGGGGAACTGCCAGCCGTCACCCGCCCGCGGGACACCCTACCTCGCGTGAGCTCCGAGCCGA from the Dasypus novemcinctus isolate mDasNov1 chromosome 1, mDasNov1.1.hap2, whole genome shotgun sequence genome contains:
- the ZNF330 gene encoding zinc finger protein 330, whose protein sequence is MPKKKTGARKKAENRREREKQLRASRSTIDLAKHPCNASMECDKCQRRQKNRAFCYFCNSVQKLPICAQCGKTKCMMKSSDCVIKHAGVYSTGLAMVGAICDFCEAWVCHGRKCLSTHACTCPLTDAECVECERGVWDHGGRIFSCSFCHNFLCEDDQFEHQASCQVLEAETFKCVSCNRLGQHSCLRCKACFCDDHTRSKVFKQEKGKQPPCPKCGHETQETKDLSMSTRSLKFGRQTGGEEGNGAAGYDAYWKNLSSDKYGDSSYQDEEEDEYEAEDDEEEDDEGGKDSDAESSDLFTNLNLGRTYASGYAHYEEQEN